A window of the Maniola hyperantus chromosome 16, iAphHyp1.2, whole genome shotgun sequence genome harbors these coding sequences:
- the LOC117989376 gene encoding uncharacterized protein, translating into MSSVTRRGAGLSIMVHRIVSNDAKKGKPLFHYFMKTILNTCSISQETYDKHLEDCVTDEKDLPKAIYIHFLTRIVTDSSLASDIMYYSAELAELAFGNLTNSHWQIRNAALQLYGALVPKLIGQKKPSGTDDEIISSVACDEFRTHSIKLWDSILKQIKNDVYQDIIQGHSNLVPILNMLANIARRYNFSYDLDEQMDSDFNLLPNIFALLGSPIYTVRRLTSKLILNIYSFEIILNAITKVTITSENHLHGILLVIGNCYKVYSDVELYKNQLDGIRNEYRRILMRRQLSSVCQWRLDKLFTEEIPEVTIDMIEHILTQGTIKRHEPGAFLWINQQMKRCLENMSWNILPEVMSLLLNTHDFEMYCEIIVQRIKSCRMIPEKILEDVSKVLLSPNSKTKCSVLWKTLYFISHRIHFNMRISGCYLQEHFSSEVSYKLRYMIPFATRLFAVQADNENLLVFSRKIFLLCNPENNDIDMRYIAALANNELAFTFTKLSDVVKINAIKSAILLLQDEEEDIRNWSATFYKKVANQNEQKHPFICLNEILKQEFLFAQLNEPELSIQNICKDLLHFIDSVGTHNCDELNPFANDSKNIYLEVNVLRQLLNNNLSKLAK; encoded by the exons ATGTCCTCTGTTACTAGACGAGGTGCTGGTCTATCTATAATGGTACACAGAATAGTTAGCAACGATGCCAAAAAAGGCAAA cccTTGTTccattattttatgaaaacaaTACTAAACACTTGCAGTATTTCACAAGAGACTTATGATAAGCATCTGGAAGATTGTGTGACTGATGAAAAGGATTTGCCAAAAGCAATTTATATACACTTCCTAACCAGAATTGTTACTGATAGTAGTTTGGCATCTGACATCATGTATTATTCTGCAGAATTAGCTGAACTTGCATTTGGTAATCTTACAAATTCACACTGGCAAATAAG AAATGCAGCTCTGCAATTGTATGGGGCTTTGGTTCCAAAACTAATAGGACAAAAGAAGCCATCTGGGACAGATGACGAAATAATATCATCGGTGGCTTGTGACGAATTCAGAACTCATTCTATTAAATTATGGGATTCTATActcaaacaaataaaaaatgatgTTTATCAAGATATAATTCAAGGACATTCCAATTTGGTACCAATATTGAATATGTTGGCGAATATTGCTCGACGGTACAACTTTTCATATGATTTAGATGAACAGATGGattctgattttaatttattaccaaatatATTTGCTCTATTGGGGAGTCCAATTTATACTGTAAGACGATTGACAtccaaattaattttaaatatctatTCATTTGAAATAATACTGAATGCTATCACAAAAGTGACAATTACTTCAGAAAATCACCTGCATGGTATCCTTTTGGTAATCGGGAATTGTTATAAAGTTTATTCAGATGTGgaattatataaaaatcaactTGATGGTATTAGAAATGAATATCGTAGAATTCTGATGAGGAGGCAACTCTCTTCTGTATGCCAATGGAGAttagataaattatttacagaAGAAATACCAGAAGTAACTATAGATATGATCGAACATATTTTAACACAAGGAACAATCAAACGGCATGAACCTGGAGCCTTCCTATGGATAAATCAGCAAATGAAACGATGTTTAGAAAATATGTCTTGGAACATTCTACCTGAGGTTATGTCATTACTACTAAATACTCATGATTTCGAAATGTACTGTGAAATTATTGTTCAGAGAATAAAAAGTTGTAGAATGATACCTGAAAAGATCCTTGAAGATGTCAGTAAAGTTTTGTTATCTCCTAATTCAAAGACCAAATGTTCTGTGTTATGGAaaacactttattttatatctcATAGAATACATTTTAACATGCGCATATCTGGTTGTTACTTACAAGAACATTTCAGTAGCGAAGTTTCTTATAAGCTGAGATACATGATTCCATTTGCTACAAGGCTCTTTGCGGTACAGGCAGACAATGAAAATTTATTAGTGTTttcaagaaaaatatttttgttgtgtAACCCTGAAAATAATGATATTGATATGAGATATATAGCAGCATTAGCTAACAATGAACTTGCATTCACATTCACAAAACTTTCGGATGTTGTTAAAATCAATGCAATTAAATCAGCTATTTTACTTCTACAAGATGAAGAAGAGGATATTAGAAATTGGAGTGCTACATTTTACAAGAAAGTAGCTAATCAAAATGAACAGAAACAcccatttatttgtttaaatgaAATATTGAAACAAGAATTTTTGTTTGCACAATTAAATGAACCTGAATTAAGTATTCAAAATATTTGTAAAGATTTGTTACATTTCATTGATTCTGTTGGTACACATAATTGTGATGAATTGAATCCTTTTGCTAATGACTCAAAAAATATCTATCTTGAAGTTAATGTGTTAAGAcagttattaaataataatttgagcaAACTagctaaataa
- the LOC117989378 gene encoding cytochrome c oxidase assembly factor 6 homolog, whose amino-acid sequence MSFPDKQQRKICWDSRDRYWECLDDQSIKDNSLKPKVCAELRRIFEKSCPPKWVTHFDRKRDYEIFKQKMQKEGFDPIKDSK is encoded by the coding sequence ATGTCATTTCCTGATAAACAACAACGAAAGATTTGTTGGGATTCTAGAGACCGTTACTGGGAATGTTTAGACGATCAAAGTATAAAAGACAATTCGCTAAAGCCTAAAGTATGCGCGGAGCTTAGGAGAATATTTGAAAAGTCGTGCCCCCCCAAATGGGTGACCCATTTCGATAGGAAGCGAGACTatgaaatatttaaacaaaaaatgcaAAAAGAGGGTTTTGACCCTATTAAAGACAGTAAATAA
- the LOC117989778 gene encoding methylenetetrahydrofolate reductase (NADPH) yields MPGRITEIINKEGNMFSYSFEVTPDILPDIKDFELENLDLEPEFFSVTWHAQVHECTSFEIAPLKLAKYLRYKGKIVLLHISCCNMRKNYLDDLLVLLKDIGICNLFIILGEKFDSFNSDFGSSQDMIIHIRRSTGNYFCICVAGFPEREGNILQLKEKVKCGVDFILIQAFFEFKAFQKFVMDCKEADINVPIIPGIFPFETENELQGFMKLCRVHDQENIVIKKLSNLSGTEIVTELVNEITQQLQIKHLHFFTLNKMQRTTNLIRNIGNKRNIN; encoded by the exons atgccgGGAAGAATAACTGAAATAATAAACAAAGAAGGAAATATGTTTTCGTATTCGTTCGAAGTAACGCCTGATATCTTGCCTGATATAAAGGATTTTGAATTGGAAAATTTGGATTTGGAACCGGAATTCTTTTCTGTAACATGGCACGCACAAGTGCACGAGTGTACAAGTTTTGAAATAGCACCCCTAAAACTAGCAAAATATTTAAGGTACAAAGGCAAAATTGTGTTATTGCATATTTCGTGCTGTAATATGAGAAAGAATTACTTGGATGATTTGTTGGTGCTGCTAAAGGATATAGgaatttgtaatttatttataattctaGGAG AAAAATTTGATTCCTTTAATTCGGATTTCGGAAGCAGCCAAGACATGATAATTCACATACGACGAAGCACCGGAAATTATTTTTGCATCTGTGTCGCTGGTTTTCCCGAACGAGAAGGAAATATTTTGCAACTAAAAGAAAAAGTCAAGTGTGGAgttgattttatattaattcAGGCATTCTTCGAGTTCAAAGCATTTCAAAAATTTGTTATGGATTGTAAGGAAGCTGATATAAATGTCCCTATAATTCCTGGAATATTTCCGTTTGAAACTGAAAATGAATTGCAAGGTTTTATGAAACTGTGCAGAGTTCACGACCAGGAAAATATTGTGATAAAGAAATTGAGCAATCTATCTGGAACTGAAATAGTCACAGAATTAGTTAACGAAATTACCCAGCAACTTCAAATAAAGCATTTACATTTCTTTACTTTAAACAAAATGCAAAGAACTACCAATTTAATAAGGAATATAGGTAATAAAaggaatataaattaa